In the genome of Leptospira congkakensis, one region contains:
- a CDS encoding slipin family protein, with amino-acid sequence MKIIIRPNEKAIVFINSKFSKIYEPGVYKLYSWFKTILVFSFPIVEKSVSVINQEILTKDNVALRLSFTFSYLIQDIKLLTENFTLKFDVDHITLLIEQKISNLIKIEIRNILSTLTIFELNEKRDTLFDGIIERIENETKLIGLKVKTITPLDFSFPKNIQDIFAKLVEAKVRSQTDLENARTQVATARTLKNAAELMKGDENLKFFQYLETISRIASKGNHSFIIGTEDIRKH; translated from the coding sequence ATGAAAATAATTATCAGACCAAATGAAAAAGCTATTGTATTTATTAATTCAAAGTTTAGTAAAATTTATGAACCAGGTGTATATAAATTATATTCTTGGTTTAAAACTATTTTAGTATTTTCATTTCCTATCGTAGAAAAGTCAGTATCTGTTATTAACCAAGAAATTTTAACTAAGGATAATGTTGCATTAAGATTATCTTTCACATTTTCGTATTTGATTCAGGACATTAAGCTTCTAACTGAAAATTTTACATTAAAATTTGATGTAGATCATATAACACTTTTGATAGAACAAAAAATCTCCAATTTAATTAAAATTGAAATCAGGAATATACTATCGACGCTTACAATTTTTGAATTGAATGAAAAAAGAGATACTTTGTTCGATGGAATTATAGAAAGAATAGAGAATGAAACCAAGTTGATAGGCTTGAAAGTAAAAACCATTACGCCTTTGGATTTTTCATTTCCTAAAAATATCCAAGATATTTTTGCCAAATTAGTGGAAGCAAAAGTTAGATCACAAACAGATTTAGAAAATGCAAGGACACAGGTTGCGACTGCTCGAACACTAAAGAATGCAGCTGAACTGATGAAAGGTGACGAAAATTTAAAATTTTTCCAATATTTGGAAACAATTTCCAGAATTGCTAGTAAAGGGAATCATTCCTTTATCATAGGAACTGAAGACATTAGAAAACATTAA
- a CDS encoding FN3 associated domain-containing protein, which produces MRNKIHLFSFLILFTSNCILLPIQGNNQTDFSPFAFLLGLVGGSPTSAQNLTPGTAVDLSGDGKPDGTLVDSDGDGVSDGINLTGGTTPNLILIDTNGDGIPDAVDTNGDGIADYYISPNPPGFLTTGPGGTGNPVVIIVDANGNPLGFDTDGDGTPNDTAIVTILSDTTPPTITSSLLTGTYSTTQTTTLTCSDNKAPGSIVYTLDASAPTFAPKNGTIITKSSQAVALSTEGSHTLQAICRDLAGNLSAPINIVYTIDTKIPALTIVSQSSAAISASAGAISSSTATWRSDSSGSFTVREGSSCDTGTIATTGSVTANVDQGFVRSHTHFTGEGTKTYRICVTASNGLTGFVSVSLQRDDTAPVVTADPGAGSYGVATSVSLSCSDTGGSGCEQVAYAVQAGSAPTNPAIQGTTGTVSNGTIYAAAFAMTDASVTYTKFVARDKAGNVSSVSSQNYTVDTQVATITVNSHTAAINGSSNVSLSWQSNKAGTYQIRLGGSSCSTGTALTNTGSNANVTGNAAATTNITSTIANSHFVEGENTIRICVANLIGSFGSTTRNTSKDTTAPIVTMASPSGSGSFASGTQLQLSCSDTGGSGCDKIIYTLNGTEPAFDGSGAVTNGTVYTSPVALSNGSNQVKYLARDLAGNLSTAGNQSFHVGPPNAPAFVEAQAGGTSAVVQWWPVTGATSYTVYYSTSPGVTTASTSFGPVTDSYATITGLTGGTLYYFRVVVNNAMGSSAVSMFEASALMTATPPGTDTTGIHVDISAGQGSNSVSTGSISAAIPSANIDSINQKLLVVTVNDGNNGKPSLFRCDLDGTNCTHSDLSAGQGTNSGRNPNAAIDFVNQKLLVVARNGANDNKPSLYRCDLNGSNCIHSDISANQGTNSAGDSASHKYGPKIVIDDYNKKLLVVTTNDANNGKLSLFRCNLDGNNCSHTDISAGQGNNSALYPTVKIDPINKKLLVVTSGFASVTNPKLYRCNLDGTNCTYTDISLGNTNGLFPSLNVDTIRKKIMVAVHFGTIGGGTSGGGKPGIIECDLEGTGCTYVDISYNSSIFTSHRYMSSTLDLLNQKILVVYQDHNIRHKPRLTRCNFNGSNCTHTDISVGQADYSGTYPEALINPINGKLFVVTRNGNNSGKPSLFIW; this is translated from the coding sequence ATGCGAAACAAAATTCACCTCTTCTCTTTTTTAATTCTTTTTACTAGCAATTGCATATTGCTCCCTATACAGGGAAATAACCAAACTGATTTTAGTCCTTTTGCCTTTCTCTTAGGACTCGTTGGTGGATCGCCTACCTCTGCACAAAACCTAACTCCAGGAACCGCAGTCGATTTGTCAGGTGATGGAAAACCAGATGGAACTTTGGTCGATTCCGATGGAGATGGTGTTTCCGATGGGATTAATCTTACTGGCGGAACCACACCAAACCTAATCCTCATCGATACCAATGGCGATGGGATTCCTGATGCTGTTGATACGAATGGTGATGGAATCGCCGACTATTATATTAGTCCCAATCCACCCGGATTTCTTACCACAGGCCCTGGGGGAACGGGAAATCCTGTAGTCATCATTGTGGATGCAAATGGGAATCCATTAGGATTTGATACCGACGGGGATGGAACTCCCAACGACACTGCTATCGTTACCATTTTGAGTGATACCACTCCGCCAACCATCACCAGTTCTTTGTTAACGGGAACATACTCCACTACTCAAACAACAACTCTCACTTGTTCGGATAACAAAGCGCCGGGATCGATTGTTTATACCTTGGATGCATCGGCTCCAACCTTTGCGCCGAAGAATGGAACCATCATCACAAAATCTTCCCAAGCAGTCGCTCTATCTACCGAAGGAAGTCATACCCTCCAAGCCATCTGTCGTGACTTAGCGGGAAATCTTTCTGCACCGATTAATATTGTTTATACGATCGATACCAAAATTCCAGCACTTACGATTGTCAGCCAATCTTCAGCAGCCATTAGTGCCAGTGCGGGAGCCATTAGCAGTTCCACTGCCACTTGGAGATCCGATAGCTCTGGATCTTTTACTGTGAGAGAAGGTAGCTCTTGTGATACGGGAACTATTGCGACAACAGGATCTGTTACTGCCAACGTAGACCAAGGATTTGTTCGTTCTCATACTCATTTTACTGGCGAAGGCACAAAGACATATCGCATCTGTGTTACGGCTTCCAACGGACTGACTGGATTTGTATCTGTTAGTTTGCAACGAGATGATACAGCACCCGTTGTCACAGCGGATCCAGGTGCAGGAAGTTACGGAGTGGCAACCTCCGTTTCTCTATCCTGTTCCGACACAGGTGGTTCAGGATGTGAGCAAGTAGCCTATGCCGTCCAAGCTGGTTCAGCTCCTACAAATCCAGCCATCCAAGGAACGACGGGAACTGTAAGTAACGGAACCATATACGCGGCAGCCTTTGCCATGACAGATGCGTCAGTCACCTATACCAAGTTTGTGGCTCGTGATAAAGCGGGAAATGTTTCGAGCGTGAGTTCACAAAACTATACTGTGGACACTCAAGTCGCAACGATCACTGTGAATTCCCATACAGCTGCCATCAATGGATCTTCGAATGTATCTCTTAGCTGGCAAAGTAATAAAGCTGGAACTTACCAAATCCGCTTGGGAGGAAGTAGTTGTTCCACAGGAACAGCGCTTACCAATACAGGAAGTAATGCGAATGTTACTGGAAATGCCGCTGCCACAACAAACATCACTTCAACGATTGCCAACTCTCATTTTGTAGAAGGTGAGAATACCATCCGCATTTGTGTGGCAAATCTTATTGGTAGTTTTGGATCTACCACTCGCAATACAAGCAAAGACACAACGGCTCCCATCGTCACGATGGCATCTCCTTCAGGTTCTGGATCTTTTGCTTCGGGGACGCAACTCCAACTCAGTTGTTCCGACACTGGTGGATCTGGTTGTGATAAAATCATTTATACATTGAACGGCACAGAACCTGCGTTTGATGGAAGTGGAGCTGTCACGAATGGAACGGTTTATACTTCTCCCGTGGCTTTATCCAATGGAAGCAACCAAGTCAAATACTTAGCTCGTGACTTGGCAGGAAACCTAAGCACTGCCGGGAACCAAAGTTTCCATGTAGGCCCACCCAATGCTCCTGCCTTCGTGGAAGCACAAGCTGGTGGAACGAGTGCCGTTGTACAATGGTGGCCAGTCACAGGTGCTACATCGTACACTGTGTACTATAGCACAAGTCCTGGGGTCACAACAGCATCGACTAGTTTTGGGCCAGTGACTGATTCTTATGCAACGATCACAGGACTTACCGGTGGGACTTTGTATTACTTTAGAGTGGTGGTGAATAATGCCATGGGAAGTAGTGCTGTTTCGATGTTTGAAGCAAGTGCACTCATGACAGCAACACCACCGGGAACAGATACGACCGGAATTCATGTCGATATTTCAGCAGGGCAAGGGTCTAATTCGGTAAGTACTGGATCCATTTCTGCTGCGATCCCATCAGCAAATATAGATTCAATCAATCAGAAGTTATTAGTAGTAACCGTTAATGATGGAAATAACGGAAAACCAAGCCTTTTCCGATGCGATTTAGATGGTACAAATTGTACGCATTCGGATCTTTCTGCGGGACAAGGAACTAACTCTGGCCGTAACCCAAATGCAGCAATAGATTTTGTGAATCAAAAGTTGTTAGTTGTAGCAAGAAATGGTGCCAATGACAACAAACCAAGTCTTTATCGTTGTGACTTAAATGGATCCAATTGTATTCATAGCGACATCTCGGCGAACCAAGGAACAAACTCTGCTGGAGACTCAGCCTCGCACAAATACGGGCCAAAAATTGTCATCGATGATTACAACAAAAAACTTCTAGTTGTAACTACGAATGATGCAAACAACGGCAAACTTAGTTTATTTCGTTGTAACCTAGACGGGAACAATTGTTCTCATACTGATATTTCGGCTGGACAAGGAAATAACTCGGCACTCTATCCAACTGTAAAAATTGATCCAATTAACAAAAAGCTATTAGTTGTAACATCGGGCTTTGCCTCCGTTACAAATCCTAAATTATATCGATGTAATTTGGATGGAACTAATTGTACATATACCGACATCTCACTAGGAAATACGAATGGATTATTCCCTAGTCTTAACGTCGATACTATTCGCAAAAAAATAATGGTCGCAGTACATTTCGGTACGATTGGCGGAGGAACTAGTGGGGGCGGTAAACCAGGTATAATTGAATGTGATTTGGAAGGTACTGGCTGCACATACGTAGACATTTCCTATAACTCAAGTATATTCACAAGTCACAGATATATGAGCTCAACTCTTGATCTACTAAATCAAAAAATATTAGTTGTATACCAAGACCACAATATTAGACACAAACCAAGACTAACAAGATGCAATTTTAATGGATCAAACTGTACTCATACAGATATTTCTGTGGGCCAAGCAGATTATTCTGGCACATATCCGGAAGCATTAATCAATCCAATAAATGGGAAGTTATTTGTAGTTACTAGAAATGGAAACAACTCTGGAAAACCATCCTTATTTATCTGGTAA
- a CDS encoding DUF1993 domain-containing protein, translated as MVYQISVQSFKKGLGNLVKILEKAEAHSETKKFPFENLLNSRLFPDQFQLTKQIQIACDTAKLCVSRISGKNAPVHDDSETNVAELKNRIGSVIQYLDTYKEEDFKSVNEIKVSQPRWEGKYLTGFEYLIHHAIPNFYFHITTAYAILRHNGIEIGKKDYLGEMPFKK; from the coding sequence ATCGTTTATCAAATCTCCGTCCAATCGTTTAAAAAAGGACTTGGGAACTTAGTCAAAATTCTAGAAAAAGCAGAAGCCCATTCGGAAACAAAAAAGTTTCCTTTTGAGAATTTACTGAATTCACGACTTTTCCCTGATCAATTTCAATTAACAAAACAAATCCAAATTGCATGTGATACCGCCAAACTTTGTGTATCTCGTATTTCAGGAAAAAATGCTCCCGTTCATGATGATTCCGAAACCAACGTAGCTGAATTAAAAAATAGAATTGGTTCAGTGATCCAATACTTAGATACCTATAAAGAAGAAGATTTCAAATCAGTGAACGAAATCAAAGTTTCACAACCAAGATGGGAAGGAAAATATTTAACGGGGTTTGAATACCTGATTCACCATGCGATTCCTAATTTTTATTTTCACATAACAACTGCTTATGCAATCCTAAGACACAATGGTATCGAAATTGGGAAAAAAGATTATTTAGGTGAGATGCCATTTAAGAAATAA
- a CDS encoding RDD family protein yields the protein MKQKNNTHYTARILAKFFDIKAAEILSIHLIDFILAPNDEGILNQILTYLLTFIVFIMYDTSFQFFVNGSLGKKIFNIHLVSKENENQQIPITTILNRSFYVCCFGLGFMIPKIATFFALFNIFYLFRNGTTHWDKVLKLKMVFKPISIGRMVLIAFCFLILLNSYFQLIKDYL from the coding sequence TTGAAGCAAAAAAACAATACTCACTATACCGCTCGTATTCTCGCGAAATTCTTTGATATAAAGGCCGCAGAAATATTATCGATCCATTTGATAGATTTTATTTTAGCTCCTAATGATGAAGGAATATTGAATCAAATTCTCACATATTTACTGACTTTCATCGTATTCATTATGTACGATACTTCCTTCCAATTTTTTGTAAATGGAAGTTTAGGAAAAAAGATTTTTAATATCCATTTAGTATCGAAAGAAAATGAAAATCAACAGATCCCCATCACAACAATTTTAAACCGTTCATTTTATGTTTGTTGTTTTGGATTGGGGTTTATGATTCCCAAGATAGCAACTTTTTTTGCTTTATTTAACATATTTTACTTATTCAGAAATGGAACTACTCATTGGGATAAAGTCCTAAAACTCAAAATGGTATTTAAACCCATATCAATAGGTCGAATGGTATTGATCGCATTTTGTTTTCTAATACTATTGAATTCTTACTTTCAGCTGATAAAAGATTATTTATAA